From Streptomyces sp. NBC_01426, a single genomic window includes:
- a CDS encoding alpha/beta hydrolase: protein MSRQQREALDALLRSAPRGGTPPTVEEQRSGFAAALTRPAPDGVVTRTTVLGGRPALELIPAELSGRGRLLYLHGGGYVVGSPHTHAGLAGELALRTGLRAVSVDYRLAPEHPFPAAVDDGLAAYRELLATGTDPRELVVAGDSAGGGLSIATLLAAREAGLPQPAALVTFSPWADLTLTGESMRSKEDADPIFTEADVRAYADLYAASADRTHPLASPVLADLTGLPPLLVQVGANEVLLDDAVRLAGRAGADDVDVTLEIGPGLPHVFQLNYGRLDEADAALDRAARFLTTHLGVERLELAH, encoded by the coding sequence ATGTCCCGACAGCAGCGCGAGGCTCTGGATGCCCTGCTCCGTTCCGCTCCGCGCGGCGGGACGCCGCCCACTGTCGAGGAGCAGCGCAGCGGTTTCGCCGCAGCTCTGACCAGGCCCGCGCCGGACGGCGTGGTCACCCGCACGACCGTCCTGGGCGGGCGGCCGGCCCTGGAGCTGATACCGGCCGAACTCTCCGGCCGCGGCCGGCTGCTCTACCTGCACGGCGGCGGCTACGTCGTCGGCTCACCCCACACCCACGCCGGGCTCGCCGGTGAACTGGCCCTGCGCACCGGGCTGCGAGCGGTGTCGGTGGACTACCGGCTGGCGCCAGAGCACCCCTTCCCCGCGGCCGTCGACGACGGGCTCGCTGCCTACCGCGAGCTGCTGGCAACGGGTACCGACCCGCGGGAACTCGTCGTGGCCGGCGACTCCGCCGGTGGCGGTCTGAGCATCGCCACCCTACTCGCGGCCCGCGAGGCCGGACTCCCGCAACCAGCCGCCCTGGTCACCTTCTCCCCGTGGGCCGACCTCACCCTCACCGGGGAGAGCATGCGCTCCAAAGAGGATGCCGACCCCATCTTCACCGAGGCCGACGTACGCGCCTATGCCGATCTGTACGCCGCCTCGGCCGACCGCACACACCCCCTGGCGAGCCCGGTGCTCGCCGACCTCACCGGGCTGCCCCCACTGCTCGTGCAGGTCGGAGCCAACGAGGTGCTGCTCGACGACGCCGTCCGGCTGGCTGGCCGTGCGGGCGCCGACGACGTCGACGTCACGCTCGAAATCGGGCCCGGCCTTCCCCACGTCTTCCAGCTCAACTACGGCCGGCTCGACGAGGCGGACGCCGCACTCGACCGCGCCGCCCGCTTCCTCACCACACACCTGGGCGTCGAGCGCCTCGAACTCGCCCACTGA